TCACATGCAGTGAgtaataatacttaaataataatcatttaaaaaattagactgaaaaaaataacatgcTTTGAATTCTACTTTATGTATATGAAAGCCATAGTAAATAGTAATCTTTTCGAACTTGTatgctattttttatttatagattctctaataacatataattaattaataaaagtaaaatataacttttattaatgtaaataagataaatgatttttaaagttttagtgattaaatttcaataaattttcaagaattaaaatttaaaataacaaatgattaaaaaatttgtacttaATTATGCagatataaattcatatttggataaattatgtaataatttttaatatgttataaagaTTATTGCAGTGTTTATTcttagcaaatttttaattttacagattaAATCTAAAAGCGGCAATTCCAGATGATTTATTGTCTATTATGCAATATgttcaaaatgtaataaatactgTAAACAAGTTTAATGTAAATGAAATGATGGATATTTTGACAACAGaagaatattctattttaaatgtaacaagCGAAATACATAATGAGAAGATAAAGTGGCATTTATCTTATGAATCAACAAGCAAATTATACCGGATACTTATGATATATACGACACCACGTAATTCTAGTAAGagtaataagaataatttttcatggTTAACCACGCAGAAATCATCGCATACGactaaaaaatttcacaaagaCGATTGGATTATAGTTAATTTACAACAAGCtggtaaatatataacaataaatttattacactccaatctttatttcatataattaatattttacataattttaaatttttattttcttttattgttaatttcaataattttaaaatattatttaagttgATTATATATCTGTAGCAATtgttaattatgcaaaatatttcttgtagattaaatctgcaaaattaatcaaattaaattacaattaatattattttaaaagtacattataattaataatttatgagaagcatttttcaaaataaattccttaaaacatttgattaaaaaataagtaatttgcgaaattatataaaaaaacaatattagaaaataaatttcaaaaagtttaattaataaattctaatattaagaaaagttatttttctgtGATAGGATACTACCGTGTTAATtatgatattgaaaattgGCGAAAACTCGCGCACTACTTGAATTCTAAGTATTATACCAAAATACATGTTCTCAAGCGCGCCCAAATCATCAATGACGCGTTTTACTTTTACATGCATAAACAACTTGATCACGTTACGTTTTGGAATCTCACAACCTTTTTATCGCAAGAGAAGGAGTATATAGCATGGTATCCTATGATTAAAGCTTTTGAATACATGGCGTGTGTTTTTCCAATTCAAAATATTCCAGACTTAAAGGTGGGTAATggcaaatttttagaaaaaattataaatcaaagcactacatgtaaaaaattctataaaaaatattaaatattgtacattgcatataaaaaaatattaataaatgtatatttttgcacatCTCATATGTAAAAAGGCATACATCTCATATATAAGaaagcatataaaatttatattatttaacaatttttagataaaaatgataGAGCTATTGAGGCCACTTCTTCGATATATAGGATACCAGGAAAGTTTCTTTCAAAACgacgttattaaatatttaagacaaGAAGCTGTAAGATGGATATGCATTTTTGGTGCTCCCGAATGCAAAGAGCATGCCATttttaaattggaaaaaagtCTTGAAGGAAAGTCTCAAAATTCTGTAAACGACAAGTAAGTTGTTTAACAATCATGATACttcaattcaattcaattttattgcatgtttTGCTCCATACcggatatattatttatcatcaaaatatattattgtatataaactattgtaaaaatttttttggtaaCGCAGTAATTTAATATGGAAAGAATGGATATATTGTAATGGTTTGATGACAGCAAATGATACTATTTGGAGCAATATATGGAGTAGATGGACTTCAACACTTGATAATAGattgttaaaatatctaaCTTGCTCTGAAAATAGTTATAtcatttccaattttttaaaactaacaatGCAAAATGAATTTATAACCAAAGTGCCAAGCAATACacgtattaatatattttttcttattgttgCGAAACATGCAAAAGTCGGTTCAGTGCTTACTTTCATTTTGGAACATTTTGAAAACGTAACATTCAGTTCAAAtaggtaataatatttttttttataaatatattcttatatttatttttattaatcattaatatatgtatattattgtagttagttataataattatcaaatttattagttattacTTCCCTTTTGTAGGGAAATTGACGAAATTGCaacattaattgtaattattacgcaTGTGCAATCTTCATTTCACTTGCAAaaggtatattttttcaattcaaataatttatatatactttcatttCTTGACttcttaatattaatcttatttatatttaatatatatctcaGATATATAACATATCTAATCCGAATTGCACttaacacaaaaaattttgctcTTGAAActataaaacaagaaaaaattcatatttgttGATACTGTCtaaataatctgttttagatattcaattttgcgatatataatatgaCAATGATACATATAACTCAGGCTCTTGATAAAAAAGTAAGGCAACGAAATATGGAATACATGAGACAACTCAAAAACTACGACACCCTTTCAAACTACAAAAACGATAACACTTCTAAAGAAGAAAGCggttatcaataaaaaacaataattttacctGTGTTgctaatatacatttatatattaataattttttcttgatttttaattaaatattatctatctgttttaaattatcttgtttttatttttgttttaactattttttgtattttaatataagtattatttttaatacaacataAACTTGAAACAAAGTCTTGAAAAGTTCTATCGAATGAGACCAGAAAGAAGTCTGTACCTCTCATCGTTTTCGAGGAAATCACATTCGAAAACAGAATCGAAAAACAGACTAAAATCAGACTTGTTGGATAATGCAAATAttcgcattaattaatttacgataaattatatagaagtATTAGACATCTATaaaagtttcaatattttcagatttactttcttaaaaatattgtttttagaTATAACAAGATTATcaagtttttgttttaatttgtttttttctttcatgttGTATAttgcgtaaaaaattaattatacttaacgtttaataatacaattctacaaataatagctttttttcaAACACAAGAATGTGAAGTatcatttcttatatttttttgatactGAATACGATATCAGTTTCAAAAATGCTTTATTATGtcacaattttgaaaaatttaagtttaaagTAGTAAAAAATAGCTATTTTGACGTAATTTGCCGTGTTTTAACTGTAATATGTGATgtgttaaaaaagttttttttttataaatgaagtATATTACTAAAACCTTTTTAActctcaaaaataattttttatgtacatacatacgtttataattaataagattttgataattacatattgtgtaaattataacaatacttacagtataataaagattattaatggacaatatttaattatcaaaatcttattaatcataatgtatataaaaaattatttctgagaattaaaaaagtttttactttatttaagaaagaaacttttttaatacatcACGTACCATAGTTATAACGTGATAAAGTACATCAAAATAGcccattttttcaaattttatcttaaatttcttaaaattgtaacgtaataaagcatttttaaaCCTGGtatttagtattaaaaaattataaaaaataatatcttgccttcttgtgtttaaaaaaaattatgttgaaaaattgttaagtAAATAACGTAAATcaacgtaattaattttatttactacaaattacatcaattttatataaatgtaagtttttttattataactcaCCGTTTCATGACGCAGCAACCGGAATACTGCAATATTTGTCTTCGTCGATCGTTTTCATTTAATAGTGCTCTCCGTAGACTTTGTTGACATCCATGAATCTCAAATTTCAATCCAATGTTCCAATATTTGCACTTTTGATTGCACTTCACACTCTACACGTCGTATTTAAATCACTTTCAACGATTTACACGAAATATAACACTTTCCCGATACATTTCGCAAATGTAACCACGATTTCTATGGCATCGAAAGATTCTCAACCCAATAGTGTactatatttgattttattcaaattaattcacGTTTTTGATTTGAGATtcaagataataatattaaacacgacataaaaaatattgcaagatGCGCggctttacataaatttttctttattaattttattggttttTCATCTcgcaattttaaactttaaatttatatttatatgtttattataatattttgttaatgtatatattttttatcttaaaaaaatttactaaaattaatgcaatttaaagtagaagctattaaaaattattttaattattattgtattactttctttctctacttttcaaacaattattaattaatacattaattgggtcaataatttcttcaaatcaTGATTTATGTTGATATCCAAAGCCATGTccataataaaaagatattgaaaaattcttaacatcactcttttttatctttatacgCATATCAATACTACATATACGCGTATCAATGAAGTGTATCCGCAGTGCACGGTTATTTTTGGTTCATCTCGAATTACATCATTATctgcaaaaaattcaaagacaactattacaataataaaattttttatcttttattcctaaataaatagaaatatgtgtataaagtgttttcaatatttctttcaacatatttttaataaaatatatagttttaaataatattttgtttacttAAATGACACTTTCGtaacataagaaaaatatatatatgtgttcacaatattatgtaatacgtaactatgtaataaatttttatacttaatttttcatatttttcattatatttcatatttcgattatatattataataattaatttgttgtatttatttattcaatgttaaagtatttatgtttactatttaataaattgcacaattaaaatataattgcgcgaaaatattataatatttatttaatatataaaataatagaactttaatcattctttttaaagcaaatttttgtaaggcgCTTATCAACTACTGTTCAATGGTATCTTATAATTGGAACTGCATTGTACTGTATAATCATATAggtgtaacatatttttctgattgataattattacataaagtaGGGACATGCACCTAGCGGTAATATCGTTTATCAACAATATCGATAAATGTGACATTTAGTTCCAATTCTAGTCCCTAGATGTTTTTGTAGAACACCCGATTACTTGCCTGCtaagacaaaaaaataaaaaaaaataaaaaaatgcctGCTAAACAATATAGATTTGTTCGCGTCGCATGCCCCAACATACTCCAATACGCTCaaatctataatatacgtaacgtataTATAAATCAGAGCATATTGGGGCATACGACGCGAACAAACCATATGACATGGCAAAAAGTAATGGCAACGCATTTCGTACATTATTACCTTAAAATTTCTCTAACAAAAGATTACTTATTAGATCATATTAGACAATCAATGGCATTTCTTAACATGCGACATGCTTGATACTTTTAAATGAGCAAATATATGACGCAATGTGTAATCGTCGCTTTGATATTTATCATCTCGCATTAGCATACTCCGTGCGGCGATACATCTTTTGAAGTCACGAATGCACgttgaattaaattgaattgaatCCGTACGATAAATGCAATTATCAGTATTGTCTGAGATCAGTATTATTTGACATTCTCGATCATTCCCACACATTCTGATACTTACTTGCGTACAATATTCACTTTTGACGAGTAGAAAAGCCGCGAAGAACACGTATCGACTCGTAAGCGTCGCGAAACGGTAGAAAAAATGAAGTTGGCGCGTCTTAATACATTGCACCGCTGCGTTTACGGCTGTGTTCCGAATTCACTGCTAGAAAaatcgagataaccaatcagcgtcagAAAAGTGTCAACAATACACTTCGagactttcgatacattcgagtatcgatctttcatgccttttttaatagcgttttcgaataaacggggtttgaacgatctagggttgatcaatcactattttactataaatgcaagtctttcattggtggagaggttgcaatgacgtcattaaccaatcttgggtcgttcaaatcctgtataatcgaaaacgctataagagtGGATTAACATTtacatcaaattatataaaagtaattttaaattttaagatttaaagTGTTTTAACCACAATtgagcaatattattttatttatttttaactttttcttctcatttttttctttagaaaatcTGCACGAATAATGAcatgaatttattacaataaaaaaattgtttatccaCTGATcctgtaataatttatgcGTTGCATATCTCAAGTTTAACGTGTcttactttaatttatatgcatgtTAAATGATCGCGTGCCACTTTTTATGTgaatttgtaataaacaagtataaagtaaaaaaataaaacatctcAGAAAATAGACATTCCGAGAAACGATGGAGATGATGACGATGgttgttttccagcaaaggacacaagttgacacaaatcgacacaagtatcactctgtctttgttcgatattcaatgagcaacagagagaataatacttttgtgtcgcttgtgtctcttggtggaaaactaccgATAgtaggaaatataaaataatttttcttgtagtaatgatatgtataattttttatttttacttggcgtcattttctgatatcatattttttataggtaGAATGTataacagattttttaatatatacgacgatttttttataagttttaaatatatacagcttttttgaaaaatttaaatatatataacggttttttttaaaggtatataacacttttaataattgcgtatacttggcgccttttttgtatttttttattactctatGCGAAAGATGTATCTTATTAAGTACATTAACATTTAAGcttatgaaataaaagaagcaaaaatataacagaaatCATGATTCCAATAGTTGTCTACTACTTGTATGCTGCAAGGTCTCTGAATCATGGGAAAAATCCActgaactatatatatatatattggaaTGGGCACTGAATCACTTGTCGCAAGTCGAGAAAGAACCACATGTCGTGTATTGCTGTCTTTCTACGTACAGTCAAGTTCGAAACTTTTGTCTGTTGTTTGGCGAAGTAGTAGATACAATCAATACAATATCTATGaatcaaatgttaaaacttTTTGGTCTGCCCGTATTCTCAATGATGTGCGCATACGTAGAGACATATGAACGAAACACCAAATCACGATAAACTATCTATTTCAAACTCGCTAGCCACCAATGTACGTAGCATAACAGTGCCCATTccagtatacatatatataattcagtgGGAAAACCAGGCAGTGCGAAAAGCAGGCACGGTAGTTTCTCCACCGGTTGAATCATACCCAGAAAACCAAACCCACTGACGTCACGTGCGCATGTGCACTCGACTTTCGGTTTGTGGAAGCgaatggaaatatattttgcgtgTCTTTCCACGAAACCTAGCAGCAAACCGGTTTTATGACGTTTAAGActactatattaaaatatcaaactgTATCATCTAACGTATAATCACATAAGTATAATGTTTTGTACAGATTACTTTAAGGGAGTATTCTAGTATCGcaggtaaaaaaaatttttatttttttgcatatttatatagtttggGGTCTTAAAAATGTgtccataaaatattaaggtaaaattcgtaaaattgaCCGAGCTATAAAGATTTAAAGGGCGCAGCTAAAGAGAACACGACTACAGTATTCTTAACTTCTTTTCGATTTTTTCTGCCATCAGTGCGCTtgttatttgtgaaaaatgtacaaaaacaTAACATTAACTTTTTGACCTACAACCACGAGTGAAACTAAGCAATAAGCACGAATCTGACTCGTGGTACTTCGTTCGGACCAAATGTAAACAAGACGAGCCTGGCTCGTGGCGTGTCATTCGGGACAAACGAGAACAACACGTGGCGTTCGGCGCCACGAGTCTGACTCGTGGCGCCGAAATATACATGTCATAAGAAGCATACATTTTGCGTAAGTTCGGACACACGGCTGAGCAACTGAATGGCTCGACGCGCGACCGATCTTCCTGTTTACTATGGCCCGAGCAATCGGGAGAAAGCGTGTAGGTCAAGGGGTTAATGCCCATTTCCACCaatgtagattaactttaatttcgGTTCAACGtactcttcatctttttctagttctaagaattagaaaaaggtgaagagtaagttgaaccgagattaaagttaatctacgttggtggaatCGGGCATTAGTGAAGCAAGTTCCCGTGGATTAGGATTCACCTGGTATAGCCGATTAAAAGTAAGTTActgaaattattcattatcCACATCGGAACTGCATGcaaaactttaaacgcgtttttctcgaaacaatatttttcaaatcgggcgtgaatttttctcaaaaactaCTGAACCGATCGACTTGTAGTTTTGCACACATATAGGCTGAGTTCCACTTGGTGATCGCAACGCTCGTGAACattatctatctttctttaactttcgatgaaaaacaaagataaaatgattccACAAGCGTTGCGATCGCCAAGTAGAACGTACCTATAGTGTACATATTAGGCTATCGTTTTAGCCTCCGTCATTTTGATCTctttaaaattactatttttccGGGCCgcaaaaagtgaaaattttttagtaaaaatcaGAGTACTTTTTTTCAAGCGCCGccattttgtcaatttttattcaaattatttattcgagGGACGAACGATAACCACATTCgtaaggaataaaataaaaaaaaatttgtttatttcaaatgACGAGGACGGCGGCAATGGTCACGCCCGAtaagaaagattttttgcGACATGACCTGTGCGTCTACctatatcttataaaatttttaataaaaggctttgaaaaaatttgagatgttactagaaatatgaataaatgtgAATACAAAACTTGAGCTCTGTAggtttaatcatttttataaaattaattcccaAAAATTGCCTTGAAAACTAGTGTGTTCACACTAGAATACCCCCTTAATGTTTGATAAGACAAtcacaaacatttttttaaataaaaacatattttttttatttttaattaattcttcccGTAagtcttcaaaatattttgcgtgaaataattgaaaagaaaatatttttaaatacattttatgtatttaatttatggaAGCCGAACGCACACGAACATATGATGTCAACGAGGTTCGGGGGTTTCTGGGTGTGATTCAACTGGTGGGAAAACTGGCATGAATGGATAAAACCGTGATCGTTGTTGCATCTACAGTCAGTCCGTTTGAACAGTTCACACGATTCGAAGCGATAGGATAAAAATCTCTCCAAGTGACTTTTGATCATTCCGATAGTTGAATTTTGCGCTCTCTTGAAAGCTTACGCGAATCGTTGCACCTCCTACTCAGCGCCGTCGAGATAAGCTCTGGATTTTTTAAAGGTTTAGTTTtagtaagtataatttttcttgtgatatcaatatttaagtTGACCAGATAAGAATTTGAGCATCacgttttttctcctttctttactttattgtatatcaattacagtttttattttattttataataataattataagaataatgaaaatattataagcagTACGTAGTGTATCATTTTTGCGCGTACACTGTGGTGCGTATTGCGGTTTTCATGGTATGAAAATAAGTAAAACAAACTGTGTCGACCGCGATTTTTAgctattcaataaaaaagtaaaaaaggaaGATGACATGGGAATTTGCGATATTATTATTGCCGTAATACGATGAAACAAGCTATACTTGTTAGAGTTAGTCCACTAAACGTGATTTTGATTCAAAATTCGGATCCTCTTCGatgatttcaaatataatataaaaatgctttaCGACAAAAGTGGAAGACGTTGAATTAAAATGACAAACGAGCACAGCAGCAAAAGAACAAGTCAGATTCTTAtagaatgtttttttctttttctaacagtttatttgcatttttcagatttatctGAAGATGGCCTCATCAATATCCCCCCAAAAGCCTTTATCAATATCCGACTGGTTCGcgaataaaaatgttcttaTCACCGGAGGTACTGGATTTATGGGCAAGATCCTAATTTTCAAACTACTTCTGACGTGCCCCGCCATCGGCGATATCTTTTTAGTGatcagaaagaaaaaaggcGTCGATTCGCAAACGAGGTTGCATCTCATACTGCAGGTATTGCAATAAGCtcgaatttttatacatttatcaGAAGGAAAATGAGAATGCATAACAAGAAATGGCTATTTTGAGataagaaattttcaaattattttgtctctGACAGACTTTCATCGAAGAGTAAAGAAGTTTATTAAGAACTCTTATCCTTAACCTAATGAGCACAAAATTGACGAATGTTTCTGATGTCTCATTGTAATCCGTCTAATCCGTCTAATCCGTCCTAACCTAATCggcgtttaaaaattgtagtaaaattatgtaacagCACTtcattatttgcattattgatgtgaataaaaaaactaatgaAGCGGAACTGTGCTAGACGGTTATTACtatcattgttatttttattaatgatacgAATCTTGAATACAAGCTGATTTACATATAAGCGCAATAAAATAACCAACAATAACtaacatttattgaatattacaaattattacgtATTTAATATTGCTATTTTATTCGTGTCAATTTCACtcaaaacagattttattttcttgctgaagaattatttaaagtttatttctttgactttcatgattttttttgttagtgtaagatcttttttatatagagtaacatttaaatattaaattgtaaattaaattaagctGAGCTTTGATTCTCGTGATtgctataaatattctttacttGTCTACACCAATTGCATTGATTTCGAAACTGATTTGCTTAATGAAGATTGTACTTGCAGCAAGAGCCATTTAGAATTCTCAGAGAACAACACCCAGAACGACTGAAGAAGCTAATAGTGATAATCGGTGATACAACCGTGGAGGGACTCTCACTGTCTGCCGCGGACAACGAACGCGTCACGAGCCGAGTTTCTGTCGTTTTTCACATGGCAGCTAATGTCAGATTCGACCTGTCACTGAAAACCGCTGTCAAAACAAACACTATAAGCACTGTTAATGTAGTCACACTAGCGAAACAGGTAAATCCTcgcgatataaatttaaacttttaatatgattttctaaataaaattcttgtcattattaaacatataattagactttttcaaaaatttttattgttacatatttacttatttatgcctgtttcacatatataagtttaataaatgttttggataataaattttgttaataagatatttattaattattaattattataaagagcTTTACttgaacatataataaaatatagtaaaataaattgtgttttttaGATGCCTCTGTTGGAATCATTTATTCACATTTCAACATCTTTTTGCCAATGCGGAGAATCGATATTGGAAGAACGTGCTTATCGAACTAGGATCTCGccagaaaatgttatttatatggtCAATACAATGTCGGAACAAGAATTGGAGTTAATGAAACCACAATTGTTGGGCGATCAACCGAACACATACGCCTACAGTAAGGCACTCAGTGAAGACTTTGTGTCGAGATGTGGCCTACCTGTAGGCATCATTCGTCCGTCGATAGGTAAGAactcttctttaaatataaaatttgttactggcgacattttataaaaaaaaataattaaacatgcAGATTAATGTTACAATAACGTTCTAAATTACGTAAATtacgaaaaagaaacattttatcaattttctaatttcattttttaaattaaaaataaaactaaataaaataattttatttaatattttttatgaatcaATGTTTTGGTTGTACTACTAACAAGCttatatatcgcaatatacattatataataatattatcaatgataTCACTAACAATCTGTTTGTTTTCAGTGACAGCATCTTGGAAAGAACCGGTACCTGGCTGGGTGGACAACATAAATGGCCCGACTGGATTAATGATCGGTGCCGGAAAGGGAGTCATACGATCCATGCTCTGCAATGTCAATTACTTGGCCGATTTAGTACCATGCGATATGGCTGTAAACGCAACGATTGCTCTGTCATGGCAAGTCGGATCGGAGAAGTCTGCCAAACCGTTGTTCTTAAACGCCACGGCAAATCACGAGAATCAGATTAGCTGGGGCGATAGTTTAGAAATTGGAAAGAAACACGCGTTTGCAAAT
Above is a genomic segment from Linepithema humile isolate Giens D197 chromosome 6, Lhum_UNIL_v1.0, whole genome shotgun sequence containing:
- the LOC105671241 gene encoding aminopeptidase N-like, with the protein product MAFRKLSTNDEILLIAIIALSTAINAENNIPFKYQLPDYVVPLHYEVKMTLDFNKNLILGDCNITIHIFHQTHNITIYPMTFAIYKIILIDNIHHQKIYIPSYTFFHELNMLIIVFEEPKFLSPGRYTLKIAYLNNKLVDNEENIFESSYPDQIRNKTLTVADIQTIKTSQIFPYWNKPAFKATFSISIQHHKKYSFLSNVPVRITEYEDNNDMMWTHFDKSPFMSNAAQRLMIMLTTSDRNFILLQNVIRENHTYTTDHVQFGKQISEQVLFLEKECGIKIPKMIEFLDTQQNRSEAWKLILQSKSDNKKLNRTLRQDGMTNLIVLQMASLWYNDVFLWSKDGFVAFCGTYILNQILPHYSIMDLFVDLIKKEFLNLKIPFYINSSITSINIIETWVEINKLVLQDVKSSIVWRILQHLIPDNVFESTNHMQLNLKAAIPDDLLSIMQYVQNVINTVNKFNVNEMMDILTTEEYSILNVTSEIHNEKIKWHLSYESTSKLYRILMIYTTPRNSSKSNKNNFSWLTTQKSSHTTKKFHKDDWIIVNLQQAGYYRVNYDIENWRKLAHYLNSKYYTKIHVLKRAQIINDAFYFYMHKQLDHVTFWNLTTFLSQEKEYIAWYPMIKAFEYMACVFPIQNIPDLKIKMIELLRPLLRYIGYQESFFQNDVIKYLRQEAVRWICIFGAPECKEHAIFKLEKSLEGKSQNSVNDNNLIWKEWIYCNGLMTANDTIWSNIWSRWTSTLDNRLLKYLTCSENSYIISNFLKLTMQNEFITKVPSNTRINIFFLIVAKHAKVGSVLTFILEHFENVTFSSNREIDEIATLIVIITHVQSSFHLQKIFNFAIYNMTMIHITQALDKKVRQRNMEYMRQLKNYDTLSNYKNDNTSKEESGYQ
- the LOC105671337 gene encoding putative fatty acyl-CoA reductase CG5065; protein product: MASSISPQKPLSISDWFANKNVLITGGTGFMGKILIFKLLLTCPAIGDIFLVIRKKKGVDSQTRLHLILQQEPFRILREQHPERLKKLIVIIGDTTVEGLSLSAADNERVTSRVSVVFHMAANVRFDLSLKTAVKTNTISTVNVVTLAKQMPLLESFIHISTSFCQCGESILEERAYRTRISPENVIYMVNTMSEQELELMKPQLLGDQPNTYAYSKALSEDFVSRCGLPVGIIRPSIVTASWKEPVPGWVDNINGPTGLMIGAGKGVIRSMLCNVNYLADLVPCDMAVNATIALSWQVGSEKSAKPLFLNATANHENQISWGDSLEIGKKHAFANPFSQPLWYPGGRMTSSKILHWLAVIFAHIIPAYLLDTLLILTKNKPFLVKVQSRVNTGLKLLQYYTMKQWVFRNDNLFDLQHRLCPSDRKTFFMDTKLVCWNDYMLAYILGIRQYYLKDDPSTLPRARKVFMYLYFADCLLKIMLGIFVVYCIYYMISALV